Proteins from one Hemiscyllium ocellatum isolate sHemOce1 chromosome 30, sHemOce1.pat.X.cur, whole genome shotgun sequence genomic window:
- the LOC132830055 gene encoding uncharacterized protein LOC132830055 produces MAAAAPRERGGLRRRATTAQARGDGAGRRGRHLVRAPEKAECLRESGLEVLRLMEPNSQHWNCYRKPGGARHLPASRRSELLDHVENRHRGPARLGIRPGDTESRIQGGPTSSGSRLDLTRTPHKADPTSLGTTSDLAVTRGTRCLPASQRLNQLNRIENHHQSLTSPGARPDLTVTRGTRHLQACRRPNQLDRYRGLTTSGTRLDLTETRHGGNPTRQTARPPGALAAATNSQDPTKCTHLSSGMVDSPHQFTDLTRSSHQPRKRGKRAGLQVRLKQRGFKSPLPSIFLTNIQAIESKLDELKARLIYQRELRDCCVLCFTETWLSPAISDCALQPEGFSVHRMDRKMSSGKARGGGVCLLINNSWCSDVATLASYCSPDLEYLTVKCRPYYLPREFTCAILTAVYIPPHAEVQSALHEIYTVTNRLSTKYPEALFIIAGDFNQANLKSVLPKYHQHVSCPTKGPNILDHCYTNIKDAYRSIPRPHFGKSDRTAVYLLPAYKQKLKREDPVQKVVQCWSDGTDELLQDCFESVDWSIFKNSATSLNEYATTVTDFISKCVEDCVPKKLIRVFPNQKPWMNSEIHSLLKSRSEAFKSGDPDLYKKSRYDLRKAIRDAKRQYQTKLESQTNHMNISNLWQGLHDLIGYKAKSNRIASSNTSLSNEHNAFYAGSEQKICETLSTAPIVSGAPVPTITAADVRSAFLKVNPQKVTGPDGIPGRALTSCADQLAGVFADIFNLSLLQSEIPTCFKKTTVTPMPKENEAACVNDYHPVTLTSVVMKCFERLVMAHINSSLPDCLDPLQFIYHRNRPTPDAAPLGLHSPLERLDNYIRLIDYRPAFNTIIPIKLLSKL; encoded by the exons ATGGCGGCGGCAGCACCGAGAGAAAGAGGCGGGCTGCGACGCCGCGCGACCACTGCGCAGGC GCGCGGGGATGGGGCTGGACGGCGCGGCCGCCATTTGGTGAGAGCTCCAGAGAAAGCCGAGTGTTTGAGAGAAAGCG GTCTGGAGGTCCTTCGACTGATGGAGCCCAACAGCCAACATTGGAACTGTTACCGCAAGCCTGGAGGGGCTAGACATTTACCGGCTTCTCGAAGATCCGAATTACTGGACCACGTGGAGAACAGACATCGAGGCCCAGCCAGACTGGGAATAAGACCTGGCGACACGGAAAGCCGAATTCAAGGTGGCCCAACCAGTTCAGGGTCAAGACTTGACCTCACGAGGACCCCACATAAAGCAGACCCGACCAGCCTGGGAACAACATCTGACCTTGCAGTGACCCGAGGGACCAGATGCTTACCTGCTTCTCAAAGGCTGAACCAACTCAACCGCATAGAGAACCATCACCAAAGCCTGACCAGTCCGGGAGCAAGACCTGACCTCACAGTGACTCGAGGGACCAGACATCTACAGGCTTGTCGGAGACCCAACCAACTCGACAGATACCGAGGCCTGACCACTTCGGGAACAAGACTTGACCTCACAGAGACCCGACATGGAGGAAACCCGACCAGACAAACTGCAAGGCCCCCTGGAGCACTAGCGGCTGCGACCAATTCCCAAGACCCCACCAAATGCACTCACTTATCTTCTGGAATGGTAGACAGCCCTCACCAATTCACAGACTTGACCAGAAGCAGCCACCAACCCAGGAAACGGGGAAAACGTGCTGGTCTACAGGTGAGACTGAAACAACGTGGTTTCAAGTCTCCCCTCCCCAGTATATTCCTGACAAATATCCAAGCTATTGAAAGCAAGCTAGATGAACTTAAAGCTAGACTCATCTACCAAAGAGAattgagagactgctgtgtgctctgtttcacagagacatggctcagtcCTGCTATATCTGACTGTGCCTTACAACCTGAGGGTTTCTCAGTTCACCGGATGGACCGCAAGATGTCCTCTGGCAAGGCAAGGGGCGGAGGAGTCTGCCTCCTAATTAATAATTCTTGGTGCTCAGACGTGGCGACCCTAGCGAGTTACTGCTCCCCAGACCTGGAATATTTAACGGTGAAGTGCCGTCCCTACTACCTGCCACGGGAGTTCACCTGTGCTATCCTGACAGCAGTTTACATCCCACCCCATGCAGAAGTGCAGAGTGCACTTCATGAAATATACACCGTTACAAATAGACTTAGCACGAAATACCCCGAGGCCTTGTTCATCATAGCTGGTGACTTCAACCAGGCCAATCTCAAAAGTGTCCTACCAAAATACCACCAACACGTCTCCTGTCCCACCAAAGGTCCAAACATCCTTGACCATTGCTACACAAACATCAAAGATGCTTACCGTTCCATACCCCGcccacattttggaaaatcagaccGTACCGCTGTGTACCTTCTCCCAGCTTACAAGCAGAAACTGAAGCGTGAGGACCCAGTGCAGAAAGTCGTACAGTGCTGGTCTGATGGGACGGATGAGCTCTTACAGGACTGCTTCGAATCAgtggactggtccatattcaagaactcagcgACCAGCCTTAATGAGTATGCCACTACTGTTACAGACTTCATCAGTAAGTGTGTAGAAGACTGCGTGCCAAAGAAGTTAATCCGAGTGTTCCCCAATCAGAAACCATGGATGAATTCGGAGATCCACTCTCtactgaagtccaggtctgaggCGTTCAAATCTGGTGACCCTGACCTATACAAGAAATCAAGGTATGACCTTCGTAAAgccatcagagatgccaagagACAATATCAGACTAAGCTAGAGTCCCAAACTAACCACATGAACATTTCAAATTTGTGGCAAGGCCTACATGACTTAATAGGCTACAAAGCAAAGTCAAATAGAATTGCTAGCAGCAATACATCCCTTTCCAATGAACATAATGCATTTTATGCTGGTTCTGAACAGAAGATCTGTGaaacactgtccactgcaccGATAGTCTCAGGTGCACCTGTACCCACAATCACTGCTGCAGACGTTAGATCAGCCTTTTTAAAAGTGAACCCACAGAAAGTGACTGGCCCCGATGGAATCCCTGGCCGTGCACTCACATCTTGTGCAGACCAACTTGCGGGAGTATttgcagacatctttaacctTTCCTTGCTACAATCTGaaatccccacctgcttcaagaagaccactgtCACCCCAATGCCAAAGGAAAATGAAGCAGCATGTGTCAATGACTACCACCCGGTGACACTGACATCCGtagttatgaagtgctttgagaggttagtcatggctcacatcaactccagcctcccagattgccttgatcctttACAATTCATCTATCATCGCAACAGGCCCACGCCAGATGCCGCCCCCTTGGGCCTACACTCACCCCTTGAACGTCTAGATAACTATATCAGACTTATTGACTACAGGccagccttcaacaccataattccaatcaAACTCCTGTCTAAACTCTGA